TGTATCGAATATAATTATTTTGACCAATTAGTCAATTATAGAACTTGATAGTCAGAAAGGAGGTTATCCCCCCAATGAGTGATAAAACTGTGGATAAGCAGGAACAGATTATTAAGATCGCCATGCAGTTATTCGCTGTGAAAGGCTCCTCTTCCACGTCCATGCAAGAGATCGCCGAATTATGCGGAATTTCGAAGGGAAGCTTGTATCTAGTATTCAAATCGAAAGAAGAGCTGGAACGCAGTATTTTCCTCTATTGTTACCGAATGATTCGTGATCCCTTATTACGTGAAGAACAAGAAACCCAAAGATCACCGCGTGAGAAGCTTAGAAATCAAATAGAAATTCTACTGAGTCATGTGTACGAATTGCGTGAGTTCTTACAGCGTCAAATTCAGGAAGTTGCCGGAAAAGGATTTGATACTGAAGTACCGGAATGGCTGCGTAGAAACAACGCTTCCTTCTTACGCTGGTTTCAGGTGAAGATGGAGACCCTTTATGGAAAAGACATCGTTCCCTATACCGGAGATTTATGTATTGTAGGACATGGACTGATCAAATCATATATTGCGGTTATTTTTCGTCAGGATACCCATTTGTCCCTTGCCGTTATGGCTGATCATCTTATGAATTTATTGGATATTATTGTTTCTGGTCTTCTAACAAGTAAGCAGGCTCCACTCATCAACTCCACTATTTTAGCAAGCTGGATGGAGGAGAATGAAGAGAACAAACGAAAAAATCCACTAATGCTCATTAAGGAAATGAAGACTGTGATCAGTAAATTAAATAGTATAGAACCCGACGAGACAGCCGATTTGCTGGAATCACTCAGCATTCTAGAAGGCGAAGTTCTCTTACCTCACCCACGAAAAGCGATCATACAGGGGATGCTGTCCAACCTCCAAGCCTGCTCAGAGCTCACTATGGAATTGGAAGAATTGAGGAAGCTAGTTACTTCTGTGTCACATCATTCATGCGTATTTCGTTAATTGGCTCTACAAAGAGTTCGGGAGAGAGAAGAACATGGATAGTGAGTATTATAAATTTTCAAAATGGCGCCCTATTTCATAAAGAAAAGGCCCGAGAGGAGCAGAAACAAAACTTATGAAAAGCTTAATTAATTTCTCGCTCAGGAACAAATTTGCGATTTGGCTTCTGACGATAATTATTGTATTTGCTGGTTTGTATAGCGGGCTAACGATGAAGCAAGAAACCTTGCCTAATATTAGTATACCTTATCTTAGCGTTACAACCATTTATCCGGGGGCTGCACCAGAAGGTGTCGTAAATGATGTCAGCAAACCCTTAGAGCAGAAGCTACGCAATGTGGATGGTGTAAAA
The window above is part of the Paenibacillus sp. FSL K6-0276 genome. Proteins encoded here:
- a CDS encoding TetR/AcrR family transcriptional regulator; amino-acid sequence: MSDKTVDKQEQIIKIAMQLFAVKGSSSTSMQEIAELCGISKGSLYLVFKSKEELERSIFLYCYRMIRDPLLREEQETQRSPREKLRNQIEILLSHVYELREFLQRQIQEVAGKGFDTEVPEWLRRNNASFLRWFQVKMETLYGKDIVPYTGDLCIVGHGLIKSYIAVIFRQDTHLSLAVMADHLMNLLDIIVSGLLTSKQAPLINSTILASWMEENEENKRKNPLMLIKEMKTVISKLNSIEPDETADLLESLSILEGEVLLPHPRKAIIQGMLSNLQACSELTMELEELRKLVTSVSHHSCVFR